A genomic region of Azoarcus sp. KH32C contains the following coding sequences:
- a CDS encoding DUF1353 domain-containing protein, translating to MMRLIQLAVLLLSVAWVPADAARPEYGKFVGDVKVVWNADHRTMTLLSDFKYIDPLNVTWDAPHGSTIDGASIPKWAWSFMGGPYEGPYRKASVIHDIACQRKTRPWESVHLAFYYAMKAEGSGDRRAKLMYAAVLLGGPRWPMTLHAERRKAGFDYQVVALTNSAEAGFRSGSRIFLEYVLRGDKRAISSGTPDDVMRLTKDPEVDFLRATIIPEQPPITEKNWPGLKAYVEKRNPSLEEIRAYKP from the coding sequence ATGATGAGGCTCATCCAATTGGCAGTATTGCTTCTCTCAGTGGCTTGGGTACCAGCAGATGCTGCTCGGCCTGAATACGGGAAATTCGTAGGCGACGTCAAGGTCGTTTGGAATGCAGATCACCGCACGATGACACTGCTTAGTGATTTTAAATACATAGACCCGCTGAACGTGACGTGGGATGCTCCGCACGGTTCGACGATTGACGGCGCTTCCATTCCGAAATGGGCATGGTCTTTCATGGGTGGTCCTTACGAGGGGCCCTATCGAAAAGCGTCCGTGATACACGATATCGCATGCCAAAGAAAGACTCGCCCTTGGGAGAGTGTGCACCTTGCCTTCTATTATGCGATGAAGGCCGAAGGGTCTGGTGATCGTCGGGCGAAGCTGATGTATGCGGCGGTGCTGCTTGGTGGGCCCCGCTGGCCAATGACCTTGCACGCCGAGAGACGAAAAGCCGGCTTCGACTACCAAGTCGTCGCGCTCACCAACTCGGCCGAAGCCGGTTTTCGAAGTGGTAGCCGCATCTTCCTTGAGTACGTGCTTCGCGGTGACAAGAGGGCGATTTCCAGCGGTACCCCGGACGACGTCATGCGATTGACTAAGGATCCTGAAGTGGATTTTCTGCGAGCAACCATCATTCCTGAGCAGCCGCCGATCACTGAGAAGAATTGGCCAGGGCTCAAGGCATACGTGGAAAAACGTAACCCGTCCCTGGAAGAGATTAGGGCATACAAGCCGTAA
- the gmtX gene encoding gamma-mobile-trio protein GmtX, which translates to MTMHPDDLLDQLKKTATPRKQTTLDLIHEVCREQYERGSRDFSVATIARIAADRGGPSKGAIHNKTGDDYKGLIKAWAEHTGGVTRKVRQVSENPYTELIEKIENPALRSMMAGILAENRRMRREITLLKAEGNRVIDMRPQSDQPPPQLLPASTDLFPSEIEALRHAVSDRVFNDQGWTTDAEGRVLNEYGRPIFKPGYVTAIRKIIGDGTKRIETGKGKFDVTEVD; encoded by the coding sequence ATGACGATGCATCCTGATGACCTGCTCGACCAGCTCAAAAAAACCGCCACGCCCCGCAAGCAGACGACCCTCGATCTGATCCACGAGGTCTGCCGGGAGCAGTACGAGCGCGGTAGCCGGGACTTCTCCGTGGCGACCATCGCCCGTATTGCGGCAGACCGAGGCGGCCCAAGCAAGGGCGCGATCCACAACAAGACCGGCGATGACTACAAAGGGCTGATCAAGGCGTGGGCCGAGCATACGGGGGGCGTGACTCGCAAGGTGCGCCAAGTGAGCGAGAACCCCTATACGGAGTTGATCGAGAAGATTGAAAACCCGGCGCTGCGCTCGATGATGGCGGGCATCCTCGCTGAAAACCGGCGGATGCGCCGGGAGATCACGCTGCTCAAGGCCGAAGGCAACCGGGTGATCGACATGCGACCACAATCCGACCAGCCTCCACCGCAGCTGCTACCGGCCTCGACCGACCTGTTTCCCTCGGAGATCGAGGCCCTGCGCCATGCGGTGAGCGACCGGGTATTCAACGATCAAGGCTGGACGACCGACGCCGAGGGGCGCGTGCTCAATGAGTATGGTCGGCCGATCTTCAAGCCAGGCTATGTGACGGCGATCCGCAAGATCATCGGTGACGGTACGAAGCGGATCGAGACTGGCAAAGGCAAGTTTGACGTGACGGAAGTTGATTAG
- a CDS encoding integrase family protein, translating to MMAGRKGQKSAIEKFDPEFRFLLDLDPSLEGWRAWAAEYWAGLPKTHSTVQSALVAFLVTYLHGHGLQTLPPEAFFALDGALPAPDAALGLDLTNERSATNKHDVVSDFLDWVLLEKLAQPDADGHRVVPPHFANPFPRRRVKKPGKMSDLSFAHVLSLDPKLEDWRSLCAEWLKDQKAAVDVRREALDKFLTHYIHGQKLERNYGRFLLRETEKPDFAQVLVGAKREGTQVLQKGDVEYNNTVANFLDWVLATKLGDPDTGEWDRSRFHNPIQRLRKSGLATNTQSDKGSLSIRYIRELRGMLAEGRNFRDWRWAQQAMEEGKNGGDWFVVDPQTIDPKDPDCVARQRAATKYERDTKGYPAEVWELWSPVRAVALYLKLELPLRTFQVRMLDSGEADTWRYVHAPGGGGFVLNHGPLATGSEKKPGQRGVFHRSANEQEAGFYINTNKTADINKAENDKGYVIPWANDEVLYWLEKLRNWQARYNPIAAPTPWTELDFKHFGATPPHPEVLAQRGSACFLFRDPADGEGHKPLSNSSLQRIWYKLLARLEERCTETLDDGTPLRFVDPDSNTGTSFPLHALRVSLISYFILDLKLPIAVVSKMIAGHATIIMTLYYTKFGKAYMREVLSEAEKNELEAERANHRRFLQDATFEQVTRRFAYVSEDAVRATIKSTSAAAFVFDDKGICPNGATLCDVGGEKLIDRKAEQFYAPVSGFPQERNCVYCRFFLTGPAFLPGLIAHFNTISEKTHRQSDRYSALQDKLSFLEDQQREAERENQPFLRERELDQLNKYAEAEALILNKYMNDLQVTNHLIQRSIQIAEDKTTDGVKLVAKGCMADLEVGFIESQSVLHQLEVVCENAVIYPDIDAGFATLRRAQMLDAMLRYNGMDPVLMYLDQEEQLLVGNAVMQLIQARTGSIKGALPYAECRLRLNDIGLLKDQVLSEIAHVKAQVLIDQAKTRRTLAPPKEDSHDDAS from the coding sequence ATGATGGCAGGAAGAAAAGGACAAAAGAGCGCCATCGAAAAATTCGACCCCGAGTTCCGCTTCCTGCTCGATCTCGATCCCTCACTGGAAGGTTGGCGGGCGTGGGCGGCGGAGTATTGGGCGGGGTTGCCCAAGACGCACTCCACCGTGCAATCCGCCCTGGTCGCCTTTCTCGTTACCTACCTGCACGGTCACGGGCTGCAGACCTTGCCGCCCGAGGCGTTCTTTGCACTGGATGGCGCACTGCCTGCGCCCGATGCGGCGCTGGGATTGGATTTGACCAACGAAAGGAGCGCCACGAATAAGCACGACGTTGTGAGCGACTTCCTCGACTGGGTTCTTCTCGAAAAGCTCGCCCAACCCGACGCCGACGGCCACCGCGTGGTGCCGCCCCACTTCGCCAACCCCTTCCCGCGAAGGCGGGTCAAGAAGCCCGGCAAGATGTCCGACCTGAGCTTCGCCCATGTGCTCTCGCTCGACCCGAAGCTGGAGGACTGGCGCAGCCTCTGCGCCGAGTGGCTGAAGGATCAGAAAGCCGCCGTCGATGTGCGCCGCGAGGCCCTCGACAAGTTCCTCACCCACTACATCCACGGCCAGAAGCTGGAGCGCAACTACGGACGCTTCCTGTTACGCGAGACGGAGAAGCCGGACTTCGCGCAGGTGCTTGTCGGTGCCAAACGCGAGGGCACGCAGGTACTTCAAAAAGGTGATGTGGAGTACAACAACACCGTCGCCAACTTCCTTGACTGGGTGCTGGCGACCAAGCTCGGCGATCCCGACACGGGCGAATGGGATCGCTCTCGTTTCCATAACCCCATCCAGCGGCTGAGGAAATCGGGTCTTGCCACGAACACCCAATCCGACAAGGGCTCGCTCTCCATCCGCTACATCCGCGAACTGCGCGGGATGCTGGCCGAGGGGCGCAACTTCCGCGACTGGCGCTGGGCGCAGCAGGCGATGGAGGAAGGGAAGAACGGCGGCGACTGGTTCGTGGTCGATCCCCAGACCATAGACCCCAAGGATCCCGATTGCGTAGCCCGGCAGCGTGCCGCAACCAAGTATGAACGGGACACCAAGGGCTATCCGGCCGAGGTGTGGGAGCTATGGTCGCCCGTGCGCGCCGTGGCCCTGTACCTCAAGCTGGAACTACCGCTGCGCACCTTTCAAGTCCGCATGCTGGATTCGGGTGAAGCCGACACCTGGCGCTACGTCCATGCGCCGGGCGGTGGAGGCTTTGTGCTCAATCACGGCCCGCTCGCCACCGGCAGCGAGAAGAAGCCCGGCCAGCGCGGCGTGTTCCATCGCAGTGCGAACGAGCAGGAGGCAGGCTTCTACATCAACACCAACAAGACCGCCGACATCAACAAGGCCGAGAACGACAAGGGCTATGTCATTCCATGGGCCAACGATGAGGTGCTGTACTGGCTGGAGAAGCTGCGCAACTGGCAGGCGCGCTACAACCCGATTGCTGCACCGACGCCATGGACGGAACTGGATTTCAAGCATTTCGGCGCAACGCCGCCCCATCCCGAGGTGCTGGCGCAGCGCGGTTCGGCCTGTTTCCTGTTCCGCGACCCCGCCGATGGCGAGGGCCATAAGCCGCTGAGCAACAGTTCTTTACAACGTATTTGGTACAAGTTGCTGGCGCGGCTAGAAGAGCGCTGCACAGAGACCTTGGATGATGGCACGCCGTTGCGCTTCGTCGATCCCGACTCAAACACTGGAACCTCCTTCCCCCTGCACGCCCTGCGGGTGTCGCTGATCTCCTACTTCATCCTCGACTTGAAGCTGCCGATTGCGGTGGTGTCCAAGATGATCGCCGGTCACGCGACTATCATCATGACCTTGTACTACACCAAGTTCGGCAAGGCCTACATGCGCGAAGTGCTGAGCGAAGCGGAGAAGAACGAACTGGAAGCCGAACGGGCCAATCACCGCCGTTTCCTTCAGGATGCGACCTTCGAGCAGGTGACCCGACGCTTTGCCTATGTGTCCGAGGATGCGGTGCGGGCGACGATCAAGAGCACCTCCGCTGCCGCCTTCGTTTTCGACGACAAGGGCATCTGCCCCAATGGCGCGACGCTGTGCGATGTGGGCGGGGAAAAGCTCATTGACCGTAAAGCAGAACAGTTCTACGCCCCCGTGTCCGGCTTCCCGCAGGAGCGCAATTGCGTGTATTGCCGCTTCTTCCTGACCGGCCCCGCCTTCCTGCCGGGCCTGATTGCGCACTTCAACACCATCAGCGAAAAGACCCACCGCCAGAGCGACCGCTACAGCGCCTTGCAGGACAAGCTGAGCTTCCTTGAGGATCAGCAGCGGGAGGCTGAACGGGAGAACCAGCCTTTCCTGCGGGAGCGCGAACTGGATCAGCTCAACAAGTACGCCGAGGCCGAAGCGCTGATCCTCAACAAGTACATGAACGATTTGCAGGTGACGAATCACCTGATCCAGCGCTCCATCCAGATCGCCGAGGACAAGACGACGGACGGCGTGAAGCTCGTCGCCAAGGGCTGCATGGCCGACCTCGAGGTGGGCTTCATCGAATCCCAGTCGGTGCTGCACCAGCTGGAAGTCGTCTGTGAGAACGCGGTGATTTACCCCGACATCGATGCCGGCTTCGCCACCCTCCGGCGGGCGCAGATGCTCGACGCCATGCTCCGCTACAACGGCATGGATCCGGTGCTCATGTACCTCGACCAGGAGGAGCAGTTGCTGGTGGGCAATGCCGTGATGCAGCTGATCCAGGCGCGGACCGGCTCGATCAAGGGCGCGCTGCCCTATGCCGAATGCCGCCTCAGGCTCAATGACATTGGCCTGCTCAAGGATCAAGTGCTGAGCGAGATCGCCCACGTCAAGGCCCAGGTGCTGATCGACCAAGCCAAGACCCGGCGGACGCTCGCCCCGCCCAAGGAGGATTCCCATGACGATGCATCCTGA
- the gmtY gene encoding gamma-mobile-trio recombinase GmtY: protein MTHTVVYYKVVRDNTGIHEEIPVILTEFGPLQPLVHYILKHQHTLSKSNINKLVQAVGLLIDYMEANHQAFDDPNDLFNTFVQRLYSGTVGVDGSDPSGLYWDARTPLVVRMLVNQLSKFSDWMAQEYGTKQLNPWRQATRAEEQLAWAAWQHQRNRAFLSHTLSVDVARLKVSQARTVLLKQNPVIDHEPVKYFPADRMVDLLFRGFVVPGKQKSPRIEERLNLRDILITMLLHYGGLRVSEPFHLYVHDVIHDDTSPGSALVKVYHPSLGQAPSDLRDAKGKSVTCDRATYLRDKYGLLPRTDYKSSHTLHAGWKGNALDSKQHFMHVHWAPRWAGELFWKLWVFYMAQRERLNPDHPFAFVTRAGKPYSIDAFEDAHAKAVQRIGLVPAKALGTTPHGHRHAYGQRLSDLGLDPIFLKKALHHKSLESQAVYTEPDRVKLNRAIDAALSRSEKAEDGTALPPPDFLAYGFKDVDPLGLLSGPSPRLLRRK from the coding sequence GTGACCCATACCGTCGTCTACTACAAGGTCGTGCGCGACAACACCGGCATCCATGAGGAGATCCCGGTCATCCTCACCGAGTTCGGTCCGCTGCAACCGCTGGTCCACTACATCCTCAAGCACCAGCACACGCTCTCGAAGAGCAACATCAACAAGCTGGTGCAGGCGGTAGGCCTCCTGATCGACTACATGGAGGCGAACCATCAGGCCTTCGATGATCCGAACGACCTGTTCAACACCTTCGTCCAGCGGCTCTACAGCGGCACGGTGGGCGTCGACGGCAGCGACCCCAGCGGCCTGTACTGGGATGCCCGCACCCCGTTGGTCGTGCGCATGCTGGTGAATCAGCTCTCCAAGTTCAGCGACTGGATGGCGCAGGAGTACGGCACCAAGCAACTCAACCCGTGGCGGCAAGCCACGCGCGCCGAGGAGCAACTGGCGTGGGCGGCCTGGCAGCACCAGCGCAATCGCGCCTTCCTCTCCCACACCCTGAGCGTCGATGTCGCCCGGCTCAAGGTGAGCCAGGCCAGAACTGTCCTGCTCAAGCAAAACCCCGTCATCGATCACGAGCCGGTCAAATACTTCCCGGCGGATCGGATGGTCGATCTGCTGTTCAGAGGCTTCGTCGTGCCCGGCAAGCAGAAGAGTCCCCGCATCGAGGAACGGCTGAACCTGCGCGACATCCTGATCACGATGCTGCTGCACTACGGCGGGCTGCGCGTGAGCGAGCCGTTCCACCTCTACGTCCATGACGTGATCCATGATGACACCAGCCCCGGCAGCGCCTTGGTCAAGGTCTATCACCCCAGCCTCGGACAGGCGCCGAGCGATCTGCGTGATGCCAAGGGCAAGTCGGTGACCTGCGACCGCGCCACCTACCTGCGGGACAAGTACGGCCTGCTGCCGCGCACCGACTACAAGAGTTCGCACACCCTGCACGCCGGCTGGAAGGGCAATGCGCTCGACAGCAAGCAGCACTTCATGCACGTGCATTGGGCGCCGCGCTGGGCAGGGGAACTGTTCTGGAAGCTATGGGTGTTCTACATGGCGCAGCGCGAACGGCTCAATCCCGACCACCCGTTTGCCTTCGTGACGCGGGCGGGCAAGCCCTACAGCATCGATGCCTTCGAGGACGCCCATGCCAAGGCCGTCCAGCGGATCGGGCTTGTGCCGGCCAAGGCGCTTGGCACCACGCCGCACGGCCACCGGCATGCCTACGGCCAACGGCTGTCCGATCTGGGGCTCGATCCGATCTTCCTGAAGAAGGCGCTGCACCACAAGTCGCTGGAATCGCAGGCCGTCTATACCGAACCGGATCGGGTGAAGCTCAACCGCGCCATCGATGCCGCTCTGTCCCGCTCGGAGAAGGCCGAGGACGGCACGGCCCTGCCGCCGCCCGACTTCCTCGCCTACGGCTTCAAGGACGTCGATCCGCTGGGTCTGCTCTCTGGCCCGAGCCCAAGATTGTTGAGGAGAAAATGA
- a CDS encoding AAA family ATPase: MSAPSRTLRVGTIRSQNPLGRGGAIFTGVEIDDNGNRIDAKAHVVVKAPHFLLQGSVEAGQLWRITGVAENNAIVVNGYRLIESTIVPETMELLRPSGEHLVTLLAECDAFKGIGFVKARRLWDRFGEDLYALLDAGAVNRLAEVLPAEMAAQLADAWRRWGDTFTLQWLQNRGFTVALGRKVLEYFGSRAAEKIEEDPYRLISFAADWKTTDTLARHTFGLAEDDPRRLAGAVEEALYGAFDAGHTCISQTQFGERLGRLLGAGCDSVLIARALQHGDAAGAFLHRSGQLHALGPFVMEYGTAQAIAERAARPEALLSRGELARVLDDYQRESGLTLESSQLDALKVANANPVTVITGGAGTGKTTVLKGWFAVCRAAGWPIFAMALSGRAARRIREATGQEASTIAGFLKRFDPKEAPERAVVVIDEASMVDLPSAYRVIRHLPDTYRFVLVGDPNQLAPVGPGLLLHELAHQVGIPRVELQQVKRYSGAIAEAANAIRSGHWTALPDDPREPIAFLPCRDEDINEVVLDLLADHPHDSQVLAAVRNAAAGGVKVLNHLSQKRLNAVGVELLLWNEEFDQCQGTGLRVGDPVICLANDWDKNLQNGSLGTLLSVEAPIPNPAPGQVLGRIRWDDGEERELTPDLLPNLELAYAITIHKAQGSQFPRIIVPVRHSRLLDRTLLYTAITRAQRQVILVGDVGAAKAAVEAPPHAALRQVALGSMLVEILEAM; encoded by the coding sequence GTGAGCGCGCCCAGTCGCACGCTGCGCGTGGGCACGATCCGTAGCCAGAACCCGCTGGGACGGGGTGGCGCGATCTTCACGGGCGTGGAGATTGACGACAACGGAAATCGCATCGATGCCAAGGCACATGTGGTCGTCAAGGCGCCTCACTTTCTGCTTCAGGGAAGCGTCGAGGCCGGCCAGTTGTGGCGGATTACCGGCGTCGCAGAAAACAACGCCATTGTCGTGAACGGCTACCGGCTGATCGAGTCAACCATCGTGCCCGAAACGATGGAACTGCTGCGGCCATCAGGCGAGCACCTCGTGACGCTGCTGGCCGAATGCGATGCCTTTAAGGGGATTGGCTTCGTCAAAGCCCGTCGTCTGTGGGATCGCTTTGGCGAGGACCTCTATGCCCTCCTGGATGCGGGGGCCGTGAATCGACTCGCGGAGGTCCTGCCCGCAGAAATGGCCGCGCAACTCGCAGATGCCTGGCGGCGTTGGGGCGACACCTTCACCCTGCAATGGCTGCAAAACCGGGGCTTCACGGTGGCCTTGGGGCGCAAGGTGCTGGAATACTTTGGCAGCCGAGCAGCAGAAAAGATCGAGGAAGACCCTTACCGCCTGATCAGTTTCGCTGCCGACTGGAAAACCACTGACACACTCGCCCGCCACACCTTCGGGCTCGCCGAGGACGATCCGCGCCGCCTCGCCGGAGCCGTCGAGGAGGCCCTATACGGGGCCTTTGACGCGGGCCATACCTGCATATCCCAAACGCAGTTTGGGGAGCGGCTGGGGCGCTTACTAGGCGCTGGCTGCGACTCCGTATTGATCGCTCGGGCGCTCCAGCATGGGGATGCCGCCGGTGCCTTCTTGCACCGCAGTGGCCAGCTGCATGCCCTCGGTCCTTTTGTCATGGAGTACGGGACGGCCCAGGCGATTGCGGAACGCGCGGCCCGCCCCGAGGCGTTGCTGAGCCGGGGTGAGCTTGCGCGAGTTCTTGACGACTATCAGCGTGAAAGCGGCCTCACGCTGGAATCCAGTCAGCTCGATGCGCTGAAGGTTGCCAACGCCAACCCGGTCACCGTCATCACCGGCGGCGCAGGCACCGGCAAGACGACGGTGCTCAAGGGCTGGTTCGCCGTCTGCCGTGCGGCGGGCTGGCCGATCTTCGCCATGGCGCTGTCCGGACGGGCGGCACGCCGCATCAGGGAAGCCACCGGACAAGAGGCCAGCACCATTGCCGGGTTCCTCAAGCGCTTCGATCCCAAAGAAGCGCCCGAGCGCGCGGTGGTGGTCATTGATGAAGCGTCGATGGTCGACCTGCCCTCGGCCTACCGCGTCATCCGGCATCTGCCGGACACCTACCGCTTCGTCCTGGTGGGCGATCCCAACCAACTCGCGCCCGTGGGGCCGGGTCTGCTGCTGCACGAACTGGCGCACCAGGTGGGCATCCCTCGCGTCGAACTCCAACAGGTCAAACGCTATTCCGGCGCGATTGCCGAGGCCGCCAATGCGATCCGCAGCGGGCATTGGACCGCGTTGCCCGACGACCCCCGCGAGCCCATTGCCTTCCTGCCCTGTCGCGACGAGGACATCAACGAGGTGGTGCTCGACCTGCTGGCCGATCATCCGCACGACAGCCAAGTCCTTGCCGCCGTGCGCAATGCGGCTGCCGGCGGCGTCAAGGTTCTCAACCACTTGAGCCAGAAGCGACTCAACGCCGTGGGCGTTGAACTGCTGTTGTGGAACGAGGAATTCGACCAGTGCCAGGGCACGGGCCTGCGCGTCGGCGATCCCGTGATCTGCCTCGCCAACGATTGGGATAAGAACTTGCAGAACGGCTCGCTCGGCACCCTCCTTTCGGTGGAGGCGCCCATCCCAAATCCCGCGCCGGGGCAGGTACTGGGCCGCATCCGGTGGGACGACGGCGAGGAGCGCGAGCTGACGCCCGATTTGTTGCCCAACCTGGAGCTGGCCTACGCCATCACCATCCACAAGGCACAGGGCAGCCAGTTCCCGCGCATCATCGTGCCGGTGCGCCACTCCCGCCTGCTGGACCGCACGTTGCTCTATACGGCGATCACCCGCGCCCAGAGGCAGGTGATCCTGGTGGGCGACGTGGGGGCGGCCAAGGCCGCCGTCGAGGCGCCGCCGCACGCCGCGTTGCGTCAGGTGGCCCTGGGATCGATGCTTGTCGAGATTCTGGAGGCCATGTGA
- a CDS encoding VPA1267 family protein gives MTPVNNLSGQQKADQNLTAFLSWVASKTDSDYRELVLRGQLNRKEIACECGFAKSVLLQNPRVRDSLKKLEAGLRERGVLPPQVIGEGETTVAAAAESTNPRAAVDKARLKRLEAENAALKAELMELRSQLDHYRVMDEVLSRAGRLPR, from the coding sequence ATGACTCCAGTCAACAATCTCTCCGGCCAACAAAAGGCTGACCAAAACCTCACCGCCTTCCTCTCATGGGTCGCCAGCAAGACCGACAGCGACTATCGGGAGCTAGTCTTGCGCGGCCAGCTCAATCGAAAAGAGATTGCCTGCGAGTGCGGCTTCGCCAAGAGCGTGTTGTTGCAGAACCCCCGCGTCAGGGATTCGCTGAAAAAACTCGAAGCCGGCCTGCGCGAGCGAGGCGTCCTGCCGCCGCAGGTGATAGGCGAGGGCGAGACAACGGTGGCCGCCGCAGCCGAATCCACCAACCCTCGCGCCGCCGTCGACAAGGCGCGCTTGAAGCGCCTTGAAGCGGAGAACGCCGCACTCAAGGCGGAGTTGATGGAGCTGCGCAGCCAGCTTGACCACTACCGCGTGATGGACGAAGTGTTGTCGCGTGCAGGGAGATTGCCCCGGTGA
- the folE2 gene encoding GTP cyclohydrolase FolE2 has protein sequence MIPHETQAIPDVQNSRDSRQLAINKVGIKDIRHPIRVSDKSGGVQHTIATFSMYVGLPHNFKGTHMSRFIEILNGNEREISVESIEPMLREMVKRLEAETGLIEMSFPYFINKTAPISGVQSLMDYEVTFTAELREGNEYVFNMKVVVPVTSLCPCSKKISAYGAHNQRSHVTVTAQTNNFLWIEELVQLVESQASCELYGLLKRTDEKFVTERAYENPKFVEDMVRDVAGLLNAEARIDRYVVESENFESIHNHSAYALIERDKRIEG, from the coding sequence ATGATCCCCCACGAGACCCAAGCCATCCCCGATGTCCAGAACTCCCGGGACAGCCGCCAGCTCGCCATCAACAAGGTCGGCATCAAGGACATTCGCCACCCGATCCGTGTCAGCGACAAGAGCGGCGGCGTGCAGCACACGATCGCGACGTTCAGTATGTACGTCGGGCTTCCCCACAATTTCAAGGGGACCCACATGTCGCGCTTCATCGAGATCCTCAACGGCAACGAGCGCGAAATCTCGGTCGAGTCGATCGAGCCGATGCTGCGCGAGATGGTCAAGCGTCTCGAGGCCGAGACCGGACTCATCGAGATGAGCTTTCCGTACTTCATCAACAAGACGGCGCCGATCTCGGGCGTGCAGAGCCTGATGGACTACGAGGTGACCTTCACCGCCGAACTGCGCGAAGGCAACGAGTACGTCTTCAACATGAAGGTCGTGGTGCCGGTGACGAGCCTGTGCCCCTGCTCGAAGAAGATCTCGGCCTACGGCGCGCACAACCAGCGCTCGCACGTCACCGTCACGGCGCAGACCAACAATTTTCTGTGGATCGAGGAGCTCGTGCAGTTGGTCGAAAGCCAGGCCTCCTGCGAGCTCTATGGCCTGCTCAAGCGCACCGACGAGAAGTTCGTCACCGAGCGCGCCTACGAGAACCCCAAGTTCGTCGAGGACATGGTGCGCGACGTCGCGGGCCTGCTCAACGCCGAAGCGCGCATCGATCGGTATGTCGTGGAATCGGAAAACTTCGAATCGATCCACAACCACTCGGCCTACGCGCTCATCGAACGCGACAAGCGCATCGAAGGCTAA